A genome region from Microplitis demolitor isolate Queensland-Clemson2020A chromosome 1, iyMicDemo2.1a, whole genome shotgun sequence includes the following:
- the LOC103578818 gene encoding prostaglandin reductase 1, giving the protein MVVAKKYILVKHFNGEPKPEEFKIVEEELPPIKDGEFLVEAEYLSVDPYMRFFGNRIPINGTMIGGQVAKIIESKDPNYPVGKKIFASLGWRTHSIVNVNVSDDILKSKPYILTDFGDLPSSLGLGVLGMPGNTAYFGLMEICKPKSGETLVVSGAAGAVGSHVGQLGKNLDLKVIGIAGSDAKCKWITEDLGFDSAINYKTQNVADELKKLAPKGIDCYFDNVGGEISSTVIYQMNEFGRVSVCGSISAYNADPNNLPKCTLIQPAVVPRQLKIEGFIVSRWNDRWNEGIVKNLELIRQKKLVYRETVTEGFDKMVDAFVSMLRGGNIGKAVVKV; this is encoded by the exons atGGTCGTtgccaaaaaatatattctcgTAAAACATTTCAATGGAGAACCTAAACCGGAAGAGTTCAAAATTGTTGAAGAAGAATTACCACCGATTAAAGATGGag agTTTTTGGTCGAAGCGGAATATTTATCCGTGGATCCTTATATGAGATTCTTTGGGAATAGAATTCCGATAAACGGGACGATGATCGGAGGTCAGGTtgctaaaataattgaatcaaaAGATCCGAACTATCCGGTTGGGAAGAAAATATTTGCTAGTCTAGGATGGAGAACTCATTCTATCGTGAATGTAAACGTATCCGATGACATATTAAAATCAAAGCCGTATATTTTGACTGATTTCGGTGATCTCCCGTCATCGCTTGGTCTCGGTGTTCTTGGAATGCCAGG AAATACAGCTTACTTTGGTCTCATGGAAATTTGTAAACCGAAGTCCGGTGAAACTCTGGTAGTTTCCGGTGCTGCTGGGGCGGTCGGCTCGCATGTCGGACAATTGGGAAAAAACTTGGACTTGAAAGTTATTGGAATTGCTGGCAGTGATGCTAAGTGCAAATGGATTACTGAAGATTTGGGATTTGATTCtgcaattaattacaaaactcAAAATGTCGCTGATGAATTGAAAAAGCTTGCACCCAAGGGTATCGACTGTTACTTTGACAAc GTCGGGGGAGAGATATCAAGTACTGTTATTTATCAAATGAATGAGTTTGGGCGCGTATCAGTTTGCGGTTCAATTTCGGCGTACAATGCCGACCCTAATAATTTACCAAAGTGCACTTTAATACAACCGGCGGTAGTACCTCGGCAGTTGAAGATTGAAGGTTTCATCGTTAGCCGATGGAATGATCGTTGGAATGAAGGAATCGTCAAGAATCTTGAATTAATTCGACAAAAAAAACTCGTATATCGCGAAACTGTAACCGAGGGATTTGACAAAATGGTCGATGCATTTGTCAGCATGCTCCGTGGAGGAAATATTGGCAAAGCTGTTGTCAAAGTCTAG
- the LOC103578823 gene encoding rapamycin-insensitive companion of mTOR: MANWTMWGRSLRSSRPSRSRHDQEVIIEFDPSKELCENVKEVLTNLCVQGVSVAVKLGYLNAFVRLVDENDPGDFGYSTEDILRCLQVGLYQEATQVRAATLRAIRHLLKTEQHVLAINKLQYPVFIARCMDINLKNEIERMQALRVVRKMMMLAPQHLTCILGRCLVSLTNGGFEEKDRLFHVFLAVLCELGVLNLNLFISCGGVGAITRAVMTDLSPTMIECIVGILLCLLSHPETRHTVSLMTLAAPYSELHSLAKEKPRDKRETRFTASKHALLSVLRSYSGVLHFCNPNDSAGLKAIVDIMHVEQLEVRGAVLELFYDLLGLPLPIWTDEPDVALAAVDPCRYRESWKLSEGFIAAEGGVVLPSLALHCPNIAELHLSLLVYILLEFRLPCALVETIVTSDTFISVRAGVLLGGLLHLSHSLLPTDICNLTPPLPSLLEHASRGNHQALRAVGILNRMHVMMRRKPVPSSLFLERFRQPGTWLQSSVPLRNQMVSSKTNWLKRSSSTTPLLKDSHVLSNKDLHGWNWSVICTILRSREDSIHIPHDSDHKLFIKRLVNYFLPSSNGFSRVELKGNALLARNTTLAGCDLVNCLLEMQELEGTRLLNELIDDIAKQISAISTSTSAHDCIFSPRHMMTTCCQKYFLFLGQLSHSAKGTVILKSFNLLEKLETLAITTNHDCYVKLIISTLDYSREGLNRKVLSKIISTATLEQTRLYATQFLRLILRAKMTDASQWALSLLIDRLLDESKVIALAALDTMNEICEDPEYLEALFQLTHQNRVWEKWLEHLGVRGYLLFIRLYALPASFTKLPSHVEELEKWTKSGGFAERYVQLVDGEIHDSLTRRHRDENGNYPRRSTNVTIMPHDIRIPPHLIGQLVQHESGVQLITRRNVLQRFARVIQRFRTDLGAVESSDVSSKGTKSTGRPLIDDSYLMSEESGTEDVVESANRLETIIDSEVMETNECRTPRKTDSLIEIRRKLSMDDSQRTTPERSYYREETDQYKSFDDRILKVKSALWALGHASTSVAGIEQLQNLGIIEIITSMAESCNHYSVRATAFYVLSLVSTTRIGADALTALHWPCVRYRRGDYWPVIPQSVPVATSSPVPIQKHHRSLSDGKPELPDLTIRRTRNRSESAATDIESKRYAYPGDYRDRGETPSPVSSIQRLSQQDAEGYAKLRSLQRHRRPSYSQSSLEMYSSDGRLSLQSLSECETSRSWTTDNMANTTPPPPPPPPPPPPREEDLTDGSYMGISLPKKLSTIFPHMSRWHSANVPDDASNKTTTNFSNSVEENRTEYDIDQEHREICLACYNRNAGSRTPPTDADVRIQKDILRHSQRLSNPVWHRNSRQALLRLRQRYPDKFKDTCLFFEMAARLSSGTYRLQARRFLQELFLDAPFDILYKEPREILKIPIGTEENPVQNPVVELTTDKFTLSVSPLKRKVNGRLTIPEAESETSAATSSELTSEIKSADVPLKSPEPAADVSEKLSDEKIIAEILKPAERLRTSKSSDRILKVTSKNTAVSLD; this comes from the exons ATGGCCAATTGGACGATGTGGGGTAGAAGTCTCAGATCCAGCAGACCCTCTCGca gTCGTCATGATCAAGAAGTCATTATTGAGTTCGATCCGTCAAAAG agCTGTGTGAAAATGTCAAGGAGGTTTTAACGAATCTTTGTGTACAAGGAGTATCAGTTGCTGTAAAGTTGGGTTATTTGAATGCATTTGTGCGGCTTGTTGACGAAAATGACCCCGGTGATTTTGGATACAGTACAGAAGATATTTTACGTtg ttTACAAGTGGGACTCTATCAAGAAGCAACACAAGTACGTGCTGCAACTTTACGAGCAATCagacatttattaaaaacagaaCAGCACGTATTAGCAATAAACAAACTACAATATCCAGTATTTATCGCGCGCTGTatggatattaatttaaaaaatgaaatcgagAGAATGCAGGCACTGCGTGTTGTCAGAAAAATGATGATGCTGGCACCTCAGCACTTGACTTGTATTTTGGGAAGATGTCTCGTAAGTCTGACCAACGGAGGATTCGAAGAAAAAGATCGTCTGTTCCACGTATTTTTAGCAGTACTATGTGAATTAggagtattaaatttaaatttatttataagttgcGGTGGTGTCGGTGCTATAACGAGAGCTGTTATGACTGATCTCAGTCCAACAATGATTGAGTGCATTGTTGGTATTCTTCTGTGTTTATTATCACATCCAGAAACACGACATACCGTGTCTTTGATGACTCTCGCAGCGCCATACAGCGAACTACACTCGCTTGCTAAAGAAAAACCGCGGGACAAACGTGAAACGAGATTTACAGCAAGTAAACATGCATTGCTAAGTGTACTGCGTTCTTACTCTGGAGTTCTGCATTTTTGTAACCCAAATGACAGCGCCGGACTGAAGGCTATCGTTGATATTATGCACGTTGAGCAGCTGGAGGTTCGTGGCGCAGTGCtggaattattttacgatCTTTTGGGTCTTCCTTTGCCAATATGGACTGATGAACCGGACGTCGCGCTGGCTGCGGTCGATCCATGCAGATATCGGGAGAGCTGGAAACTGTCTGAGGGTTTTATCGCTGCTGAGGGAGGAGTAGTACTGCCGTCTCTTGCTTTACATTGTCCAAATATTGCCGAATTACATTTATCGCTGCTTGTATACATTTTACTGGAATTCCGGTTGCCTTGCGCGCTTGTCGAGACGATCGTCACCTCTGACACATTTATATCTGTAAGAGCTGGCGTCTTACTTGGAGGTTTACTTCATCTCTCACATTCACTTCTTCCTACTGATATCTGCAATTTAACTCCACCACTTCCCAGTTTATTGGAGCATGCAAGTCGTGGTAATCATCAAGCACTGAGAGCGGttggtattttaaatagaatgcATGTGATGATGCGCCGGAAACCGGTACCTtcgagtttatttttggagcGATTTCGTCAGCCTGGCACATGGTTACAGTCATCAGTTCCGCTCCGCAATCAAATGGTGTCCAGCAAAACGAACTGGTTGAAACGGTCGTCGTCAACAACACCACTGCTCAAGGATTCACATGTATTGAGTAATAAAGACCTTCATGGATGGAATTGGTCTGTCATCTGTACAATATTACGATCACGAGAAGATTCAATTCACATACCACATGATTcagatcataaattatttattaaacgtcttgttaattattttttaccatcgTCAAATGGGTTCAGTAGAGTTGAATTAAAGGGGAATGCATTATTAGCACGTAATACAACACTTGCTGGTTGTGATTTAGTTAATTGTTTATTGGAAATGCAAGAGTTGGAAGGCACTAGATTATTAAATGAACTTATTGATGATATTGCTAAACAAATAAGTGCAATAAGTACTTCAACAAGTGCTCACGATTGTATTTTTTCTCCTCGTCACATGATGACAACCTGCtgtcaaaagtattttttatttctcggtCAGCTGAGTCATTCAGCAAAGGGTACTGTTATTCTTAAAAGTTTCAATCTATTGGAGAAGCTTGAAACTTTGGCAATAACGACAAATCACGATTGCTACGTAAAACTTATTATATCAACTCTTGATTACTCAAGAGAAGGATTAAATCGTAAAGTTCTTAGTAAAATCATATCAACAGCTACACTTGAACAAACAAGACTCTATGCTACACAATTTTTACGTCTTATACTCAGGGCTAAAATGACTGATGCATCCCAGTGGGCCCTGTCGCTACTGATCGATAGACTTCTTGATGAGAGTAAAGTTATTGCGCTGGCAGCACTGGACACAATGAATGAAATATGCGAGGATCCAGAATACTTGGAGGCTTTGTTTCAGCTGACCCACCAGAACCGCGTTTGGGAAAAGTGGCTCGAACATCTGGGAGTCCGTGGCTACTTGCTCTTCATCCGTCTTTACGCACTGCCGGCAAGTTTTACAAAACTCCCGTCTCACGTCGAGGAGCTCGAGAAATGGACAAAGTCCGGGGGTTTTGCCGAGCGCTATGTCCAGCTCGTCGACGGAGAAATTCACGATTCTCTGACACGACGTCATCGTGATGAAAATGGTAACTACCCACGAAGATCAACCAACGTCACTATAATGCCACATGACATACGCATCCCTCCGCACTTGATTGGCCAGTTGGTGCAGCATGAGTCGGGAGTGCAGTTGATAACCAGAAGAAATGTCCTGCAACGTTTTGCCAGAGTTATCCAGAGGTTCCGCACGGATCTAGGTGCTGTTGAAAGCAGTGACGTAAGTTCAAAGGGGACTAAAAGTACCGGGCGTCCTCTTATCGACGACAGTTATTTAATGTCAGAGGAGTCGGGTACTGAGGACGTCGTTGAGTCGGCAAATCGTCTTGAGACGATCATCGATTCAGAAGTTatggaaactaatgaatgtcGCACGCCGCGTAAGACAGACTCGTTAATAGAAATACGTAGAAAATTAAGTATGGATGACTCCCAACGGACAACACCTGAAAGAAGTTATTACCGCGAAGAGACTGATCAGTATAAAAGCTTCGACGACAGAATACTGAAAGTTAAGTCAGCTCTTTGGGCACTAGGTCACGCGAGTACATCAGTGGCTGGGATTGAGCAGCTTCAAAATCTTggtataattgaaattataacgtCGATGGCTGAATCATGTAATCATTATTCAGTACGTGCTACCGCATTCTATGTGCTAAGTCTTGTAAGTACGACGCGTATTGGTGCAGATGCACTTACTGCGCTTCACTGGCCTTGTGTTAGATATCGAAGGGGCGACTACTGGCCTGTTATACCTCAAAGTGTTCCGGTCGCGACCTCAAGCCCTGTACCAATACAAAAACATCATCGTAGTCTGAGTGATGGGAAACCAGAACTCCCAGATCTCACCATTCGCAGAACGCGTAATCGTTCAGAAAGTGCAGCTACTGACATTGAGAGCAAACGTTATGCTTATCC tgGCGATTACAGAGACAGGGGAGAGACACCTAGTCCAGTTTCCAGTATACAAAGACTGAGCCAGCAGGATGCTGAAGGATACGCAAAGTTGAGAAGTCTGCAGAGACACCGAAGGCCCAGTTATTCTCAGAGTAGTTTAGAG ATGTACAGCTCAGACGGGAGACTGTCGTTGCAAAGTCTCTCGGAATGCGAAACATCCCGCAGTTGGACGACGGACAACATGGCCAACACTACCCCGCCTCCACCGCCACCTCCTCCCCCACCGCCCCCGCGGGAAGAAGATCTCACCGACGGATCCTACATGGGCATAAGTCTTCCgaaaaaattgtcaacaatATTTCCTCATATGTCTCGTTGGCATTCGGCAAATGTACCTGATGACGCTAGTAATAAAACGACCACTAATTTTAGTAACTCGGTTGAAGAAAACCGCACTGAGTATGACATCGATCAAGAGCATCGTGAAATATGTCTGGCATGTTACAATCGCAATGCTGGTAGTCGGACACCTCCTACTGACGCTGATGTCAGAATACAAAA AGATATATTGAGACATTCTCAGCGTCTTTCAAATCCTGTATGGCATCGTAACAGTCGTCAGGCTTTGTTGAGATTAAGACAACGTTAtccagataaatttaaa gACACTTGTCTCTTTTTTGAAATGGCTGCGCGTTTAAGCAGCGGAACATACAGACTACAAGCTCGTAGATTTCTTCAAGAATTATTTCTCGATGCACCTTTCGATATA ttgTACAAAGAGCCGagggaaatattaaaaataccgATTGGAACGGAAGAGAATCCAGTACAGAACCCAGTAGTTGAATTGACAACAGATAAATTTACACTGAGTGTTAGTCCGTTGAAGAGAAAAGTTAATGGTAGATTAACGATACCGGAAGCTGAGTCAGAAACCTCGGCTGCCACGAGTTCTGAATTAACTAGTGAAATAAAGTCAGCAGATGTACCTTTGAAATCACCAGAGCCGGCGGCAGACGTGTCTGAAAAACTTAGcgacgaaaaaataattgccgAGATACTAAAGCCAGCAGAAAGACTAAGAACCTCCAAAAGTTCTGATAGAATATTAAAAGTAACGAGTAAAAACACGGCCGTGAGCCTTGATTAG